One window of Saccharopolyspora phatthalungensis genomic DNA carries:
- a CDS encoding heme o synthase, translated as MTTVDAPRTRHARRPAELLKAYAGLIKPRVIELLLVTTIPAMLLAARGIPSPWLVLATLIGGTMAAGSANALNCVADADIDQVMKRTRARPLVRHTVSNRHALIFGIALGVASFGWLWATTNLLAASLAVGTILFYVFVYTLVLKRRTAQNIVWGGAAGCMPVVIGWAGVTGRVDWPALVMFGVIFFWTPPHTWSLAMKYKDDYQRAGVPMLPVVAKPTYVSRQIVVFTWLMVAWTLLLAPATGWLYTAFAVLSGAWFLYLAHRLHAATKRGAKTKPMKLFHMSNTYLMIVCVALAVDSALSLPVLGWPF; from the coding sequence GTGACCACCGTCGACGCCCCCCGGACACGGCACGCTCGGCGACCCGCTGAGCTGCTGAAAGCCTATGCCGGGCTGATCAAGCCGCGGGTCATCGAGCTGCTGCTCGTGACCACGATCCCGGCGATGCTGCTGGCCGCGCGCGGCATCCCCTCGCCGTGGCTGGTGCTTGCCACGCTGATCGGCGGCACCATGGCGGCGGGCAGCGCGAACGCGCTGAACTGCGTCGCCGACGCCGATATTGATCAGGTGATGAAGCGCACTCGGGCCCGCCCGCTGGTGCGGCACACGGTGTCGAACCGGCACGCGCTGATCTTCGGCATCGCGCTTGGGGTGGCGTCCTTCGGCTGGCTGTGGGCGACGACCAACCTGCTGGCCGCCTCGCTGGCAGTCGGCACGATCTTGTTCTACGTCTTCGTCTACACGCTGGTGCTCAAGCGGCGCACCGCGCAGAACATCGTCTGGGGCGGCGCCGCCGGCTGCATGCCGGTGGTGATCGGCTGGGCCGGGGTGACCGGCCGGGTGGACTGGCCGGCGCTGGTGATGTTCGGGGTGATCTTCTTCTGGACGCCGCCGCACACCTGGTCGCTGGCGATGAAGTACAAGGACGACTACCAGCGTGCGGGTGTCCCGATGCTGCCGGTGGTGGCGAAGCCGACGTATGTGTCGCGGCAGATCGTGGTGTTCACCTGGCTGATGGTGGCCTGGACGTTGCTGCTTGCCCCGGCAACCGGCTGGCTCTACACGGCGTTCGCGGTCCTCTCGGGCGCGTGGTTCCTGTACCTGGCGCACCGGCTGCACGCCGCGACCAAGCGCGGCGCGAAGACCAAGCCGATGAAGCTGTTCCACATGTCCAACACGTATCTGATGATCGTGTGCGTGGCGCTGGCGGTGGATTCCGCGCTCAGCCTGCCCGTGCTCGGCTGGCCGTTCTAG
- the tkt gene encoding transketolase — MSVTDDLARLTTKQLPEDWTELDQRAVDTARVLAADAVENCGSGHPGTAMSLAPAAYALFQRVMRHDPSDPNWIGRDRFVLSAGHSSLTLYVQLFLAGYGLELDDLKSLRKWGSKTPGHPEYGHTDGVETTTGPLGQGLATAVGMAMAARRERGLYDPEAAPGESPFDHHIYVIASDGDIEEGITSEASSLAGTQQLGNLTVIYDANEISIEDDTRIALSEDTAKRYEAYGWHVVTVHGGEDVKGLLAAIESAKAETGRPTLIVLRTVIGYPAPTKMNTGKAHGAALGADEVAGVKEALGFDPEQSFQVDADVLEHAREVITRGKAAHAQWQLAFDKWAAANPERKALLDRLSTRELPAGWQQKLPSWEADGKGIATRKASGEVLNALSDVLPELWGGSADLAESNNTTMKGVDSFGPESISTGSWSANPYGRTLHFGIREHAMGAILNGIALHGGTRPYGGTFLVFSDYMRPAVRLAALMKAPVIFVWTHDSIGLGEDGPTHQPIEHVAALRAIPGFSLVRPADANETAASWKAILEDPSGPAGLALTRQGVPTLEGVDPEGVAKGGYVLAEAGNGKPELVLIGTGSEVQLAVEARKILEADGVATRVVSMPCVEWFDAQDEAYREKVLPKTVKARVSVEAGIAMPWYRFLKDTGESVSIEHFGASADYKTLYHEFGITVEAVVAAARRSLSNTDQA, encoded by the coding sequence GTGTCCGTCACCGACGACCTTGCCCGCTTGACCACCAAGCAACTGCCCGAAGACTGGACCGAGCTGGACCAGCGCGCGGTGGACACCGCCCGCGTCCTGGCCGCCGACGCGGTAGAGAACTGCGGCAGCGGCCACCCCGGTACCGCGATGAGCCTGGCACCCGCCGCTTACGCGCTGTTCCAGCGCGTCATGCGGCACGACCCCAGCGACCCGAACTGGATCGGCCGCGACCGGTTCGTGCTGTCGGCGGGGCATTCGAGCCTGACGCTGTACGTGCAGCTGTTCCTGGCCGGCTACGGCCTGGAACTGGACGACCTCAAGTCGCTGCGCAAGTGGGGTTCGAAGACGCCGGGCCACCCGGAGTACGGGCACACCGACGGGGTCGAGACCACCACCGGCCCGCTGGGCCAGGGCCTGGCCACCGCGGTCGGGATGGCGATGGCCGCCCGCCGCGAGCGCGGCCTGTACGACCCGGAGGCCGCGCCGGGGGAGAGCCCGTTCGACCACCACATCTACGTGATCGCCTCCGACGGTGACATCGAGGAGGGCATCACCTCCGAGGCGTCGTCGCTGGCCGGTACCCAGCAGCTGGGCAACCTCACGGTGATCTACGACGCGAACGAGATCTCCATCGAGGACGACACCCGCATCGCGTTGTCCGAGGACACCGCCAAGCGGTACGAGGCCTACGGCTGGCACGTCGTCACGGTGCACGGCGGAGAGGACGTCAAGGGCCTGCTCGCGGCGATCGAGTCCGCCAAGGCCGAGACCGGCCGCCCGACCCTGATCGTGCTGCGCACGGTGATCGGCTACCCGGCGCCGACCAAGATGAACACCGGCAAGGCACACGGTGCCGCGCTGGGCGCCGACGAGGTCGCCGGGGTAAAGGAGGCGCTGGGCTTCGACCCGGAGCAGTCCTTCCAGGTGGACGCCGACGTGCTGGAGCACGCCCGCGAGGTCATCACCCGTGGCAAGGCCGCACACGCCCAGTGGCAGCTCGCCTTCGACAAGTGGGCGGCGGCCAACCCGGAGCGCAAAGCGCTGCTGGACCGGCTGAGCACCCGCGAGCTGCCCGCCGGCTGGCAGCAGAAGCTGCCGAGCTGGGAGGCCGACGGCAAGGGCATCGCCACCCGCAAGGCTTCCGGTGAGGTGCTCAACGCGCTGTCCGACGTGCTGCCCGAGTTGTGGGGCGGCTCGGCCGACCTGGCGGAGAGCAACAACACCACGATGAAGGGCGTCGACTCGTTCGGCCCGGAGTCGATCTCCACCGGTAGCTGGAGCGCCAACCCGTACGGCCGGACGCTGCACTTCGGCATCCGCGAGCACGCGATGGGCGCGATCCTCAACGGCATCGCGCTGCACGGCGGCACCCGCCCCTACGGCGGCACCTTCCTGGTGTTCAGCGACTACATGCGTCCGGCGGTGCGGCTGGCCGCGCTGATGAAGGCCCCGGTCATCTTCGTGTGGACGCACGACTCGATCGGCTTGGGCGAGGACGGCCCGACGCACCAGCCGATCGAGCACGTGGCCGCCCTGCGCGCGATCCCGGGCTTCTCGCTGGTCCGCCCGGCGGATGCCAACGAGACCGCGGCGTCGTGGAAGGCGATTCTGGAGGACCCGAGCGGCCCCGCCGGGTTGGCGCTGACCCGCCAGGGCGTGCCGACGCTGGAAGGCGTGGACCCCGAGGGCGTCGCCAAGGGCGGCTACGTGCTGGCCGAGGCCGGCAACGGCAAGCCCGAGCTGGTGCTGATCGGCACCGGTTCCGAGGTCCAGCTGGCGGTCGAGGCCAGGAAGATCTTGGAGGCCGACGGCGTTGCGACTCGTGTGGTGTCGATGCCGTGCGTCGAGTGGTTCGACGCGCAGGACGAGGCCTACCGCGAGAAGGTGCTGCCGAAGACGGTCAAGGCCCGCGTCTCGGTCGAGGCCGGGATCGCGATGCCCTGGTACCGGTTCCTCAAGGACACCGGCGAGTCGGTGTCCATCGAGCACTTCGGCGCCTCGGCGGACTACAAGACCCTTTACCACGAGTTCGGCATCACCGTCGAGGCCGTCGTCGCGGCGGCCCGGCGCAGCCTGAGCAACACCGACCAGGCGTGA
- the tal gene encoding transaldolase, which translates to MTTNPNLKALSEAGVSIWLDDLSRQRINSGNLAELITGRAVVGVTSNPTIFANALSNAADYNEKVRELAARGASVDDTVRELTTADVRDAADIFRNVYESTGGVDGRVSLEVDPRLAHDTERTVAEAVDLWKAVDRPNLMVKIPATVEGLPAITRVLAEGVSVNVTLIFSVQRYRDVMDAFQAGLEQAKANGHDISRISSVASFFVSRVDTEIDKRLEKISGGEQLRGKAAIANARLAYAAYQEVFSTDRWKTLEAAGGKAQRALWASTGVKDPSYSDTRYVDELVAPNTVNTMPEATLKAVADHADVRGDTVTGTAAASQQVFDDLAEIGIDLDDVFAVLEREGVEKFEKSWTELLETVGQQLAQAK; encoded by the coding sequence TTGACCACCAACCCGAACCTCAAGGCGCTCAGCGAAGCCGGGGTCTCGATCTGGCTGGACGACCTGTCCCGCCAGCGCATCAACTCCGGCAACCTCGCCGAGCTGATCACCGGCCGAGCCGTCGTTGGCGTGACGAGCAACCCGACGATCTTCGCCAACGCGCTGTCCAACGCGGCGGACTACAACGAGAAGGTGCGCGAGCTGGCGGCCCGCGGCGCGAGCGTGGACGACACGGTGCGGGAGCTGACCACCGCGGACGTCCGCGACGCGGCGGACATCTTCCGCAACGTCTACGAGTCGACCGGTGGCGTCGACGGCCGGGTCTCCCTGGAGGTCGACCCGCGGCTGGCGCACGACACCGAGCGCACCGTGGCCGAGGCCGTCGACCTGTGGAAGGCCGTGGACCGGCCGAACCTGATGGTCAAGATCCCGGCCACCGTGGAGGGCCTGCCCGCGATCACCCGCGTGCTGGCCGAGGGCGTCAGCGTCAACGTCACGCTGATCTTCTCCGTGCAGCGCTACCGCGACGTGATGGATGCCTTCCAGGCCGGCCTGGAGCAGGCCAAGGCCAACGGGCACGACATCAGCCGGATCTCTTCGGTGGCGTCGTTCTTCGTTTCCCGCGTGGACACCGAGATCGACAAGCGGCTGGAGAAGATCTCCGGCGGCGAGCAGCTGCGCGGCAAGGCCGCGATCGCCAACGCCCGGCTGGCCTACGCCGCCTACCAAGAGGTGTTCTCGACCGATCGCTGGAAGACGCTGGAGGCCGCCGGTGGCAAGGCGCAGCGCGCGCTGTGGGCGTCCACCGGCGTCAAGGACCCGTCCTACTCCGACACGCGCTACGTGGATGAGCTGGTCGCCCCGAACACGGTGAACACCATGCCGGAGGCGACCCTGAAGGCCGTCGCCGACCATGCCGACGTGCGCGGCGACACGGTCACCGGCACGGCTGCCGCCTCGCAGCAGGTCTTCGACGACCTTGCCGAGATCGGCATCGACCTCGACGACGTGTTCGCCGTGCTGGAGCGCGAGGGCGTCGAGAAGTTCGAGAAGTCGTGGACCGAGCTGCTGGAAACCGTCGGCCAGCAGTTGGCGCAGGCGAAGTAA
- a CDS encoding glucose-6-phosphate isomerase: MATETSVDIPDVALAAEARPLVERLAADAVAGKLAAQDATLWGPDAESEASIRLSWTTLHESSRPLLAEIDALRAELHAEGLDRIVLAGMGGSSLAPEVITATAGVPLVVLDTTDPGQVADALSGDLDRTVLVVSSKSGTTVETDSHRRIFERAFSENGIDPVTRIIVVTDPGSPMESAAREAGYRKVFTADPHVGGRYSALTAFGLVPAGLAGADVAALLDDAAAAFQALRTDSQDNPALQLAAALGAAHAKGAEKVVFADTGSGVKGFGDWVEQLIAESTGKNGTGLLPVVVENTDAPGFANAGADATTVAIGPAVRGAQISTTGPLGTMFLLWEFATALAGRLLGIDPFDQPDVEAAKKAARALLDGPAGGPAATPALVEGAIEVHPSGDWLSAGVGNVTEALRAFLAAAPRGGYLAIQAYLDRLDDASTAVLRPELARRTGLQTTFGWGPRFLHSTGQYHKGGHQNGVFLQITGAPEEDLEVPDRPYTLAGLQRAQALGDGQVLADRNRPVLRLHLTDRPAGLVELVKAVQDLHPLEDQA; encoded by the coding sequence ATGGCAACCGAAACCTCCGTCGACATTCCCGATGTGGCGCTAGCGGCCGAGGCCCGACCGCTGGTCGAGCGACTGGCCGCCGATGCGGTTGCCGGCAAGCTCGCCGCCCAGGACGCCACGCTGTGGGGTCCGGACGCCGAGAGCGAGGCATCCATCCGGCTGTCCTGGACCACGCTGCACGAGAGCTCGCGTCCGCTGCTCGCCGAAATCGACGCGCTGCGCGCCGAACTTCACGCCGAGGGCCTGGACCGCATTGTGCTGGCCGGGATGGGTGGCTCGTCGCTGGCCCCGGAGGTGATCACCGCGACCGCCGGAGTGCCGCTGGTCGTGCTGGACACCACCGACCCCGGGCAGGTCGCCGACGCGCTGTCGGGTGACCTCGACCGGACCGTGCTGGTGGTCTCCTCGAAGTCGGGTACCACCGTCGAGACCGACAGCCATCGCCGGATCTTCGAGCGGGCGTTCTCGGAAAACGGAATCGATCCTGTGACCCGCATCATCGTGGTCACCGACCCCGGTTCGCCGATGGAATCGGCGGCGCGCGAAGCCGGATACCGCAAGGTGTTCACCGCCGATCCGCACGTGGGCGGGCGCTACTCGGCGCTGACCGCCTTCGGCCTGGTGCCCGCCGGGCTGGCCGGTGCCGATGTCGCGGCCCTGCTGGACGACGCCGCGGCTGCGTTCCAGGCGCTGCGGACAGACAGCCAGGACAACCCGGCCCTGCAACTGGCGGCGGCGCTGGGCGCGGCGCACGCCAAGGGCGCCGAGAAGGTCGTGTTCGCCGATACCGGTTCGGGCGTCAAGGGCTTCGGCGACTGGGTCGAGCAGCTGATCGCCGAGTCCACCGGCAAGAACGGGACCGGGCTGCTGCCGGTGGTCGTGGAGAACACCGACGCGCCGGGCTTCGCCAACGCCGGTGCGGACGCGACGACCGTGGCGATCGGCCCGGCCGTCAGGGGCGCGCAGATCAGCACCACGGGACCGCTGGGCACGATGTTCCTGCTGTGGGAGTTCGCTACCGCGTTGGCCGGTCGGCTGCTGGGCATCGACCCGTTCGACCAGCCGGACGTGGAGGCCGCGAAGAAGGCCGCGCGGGCGCTGCTGGACGGCCCGGCCGGCGGGCCCGCCGCGACCCCGGCGCTGGTCGAGGGCGCGATCGAGGTGCACCCGTCCGGCGACTGGCTGTCCGCCGGGGTGGGCAACGTGACCGAGGCGCTGCGCGCGTTCCTCGCCGCCGCTCCCCGGGGCGGCTACTTGGCGATCCAGGCCTACCTGGACCGGCTTGACGACGCCTCGACCGCGGTGCTGCGTCCGGAGCTGGCGCGCCGCACCGGATTGCAGACGACCTTCGGGTGGGGGCCGCGGTTCCTGCACTCCACCGGTCAATACCACAAGGGCGGCCACCAGAACGGCGTGTTCCTGCAGATCACGGGTGCGCCCGAAGAAGACCTGGAGGTGCCGGACCGCCCGTACACTCTTGCCGGACTGCAGCGCGCCCAGGCGTTGGGCGACGGCCAGGTGCTCGCCGACCGGAACCGGCCGGTGCTGCGGCTGCACCTCACCGACCGGCCGGCCGGGCTCGTCGAGCTGGTCAAGGCCGTGCAAGACCTGCATCCCTTGGAGGACCAGGCGTGA
- the zwf gene encoding glucose-6-phosphate dehydrogenase, whose amino-acid sequence MTQSDQWHNPLRDPRDKRLPRIAGPCGLTIFGVTGDLSRKKLMPAIYDLANRGLLPPGFALTGFARRDWADQDFGQVVYDAVREHARTPFHQNVWDRLAEGIRFVPGSFDDDAAFDRLSDTVKELDADRGTGGNHAFYLSVPPSAFPTVLKQLSRSGLTDPAPDSWRRVVIEKPFGHDLESARQLNQIVNDVFPEESVFRIDHYLGKETVQNILALRFANQLFEPIWNAHYVDHVQITMAEDIGLGGRAGYYDGIGAARDVIQNHLLQLLAFTAMEEPVSFSPQDLRAEKIKVLSATKPVGPFDQTTARGQYTGGWQGGSLVPGLHEEGGFASDSITETYAAITLEVESRRWAGVPFYLRSGKRLGRRVTEIAVVFKRAPHLPFDSTMTEELGQNALVIRVQPDEGITMRFGAKVPGTSMEVRDVTMDFGYGHAFTESSPEAYERLILDVLLGEPSLFPVNEEVELSWQILDPVLDHWAAKAKPEPYKAGTWGPPSAEAMLARTGRTWRRP is encoded by the coding sequence GTGACTCAAAGCGACCAGTGGCACAATCCGCTGCGCGACCCGCGGGACAAGCGGCTGCCGCGGATCGCCGGCCCGTGCGGGCTGACGATCTTCGGCGTGACCGGTGATCTGTCCCGCAAGAAACTGATGCCGGCGATCTACGACCTGGCCAACCGGGGCCTGCTGCCGCCGGGCTTCGCGCTGACCGGCTTCGCCCGCCGCGACTGGGCCGACCAGGACTTCGGACAGGTCGTCTACGACGCGGTCCGGGAGCATGCGCGGACCCCGTTCCACCAGAACGTGTGGGACCGGCTGGCGGAAGGCATCCGGTTCGTGCCGGGCTCGTTCGACGACGACGCCGCATTCGACCGGCTCTCCGACACGGTCAAGGAACTCGACGCCGACCGAGGTACCGGCGGCAACCACGCGTTTTACCTGTCGGTGCCGCCGTCGGCGTTCCCGACGGTGCTCAAGCAACTGTCCCGGTCCGGGCTGACCGATCCGGCCCCGGACAGCTGGCGGCGGGTCGTCATCGAGAAGCCGTTCGGCCACGACCTGGAGAGCGCGCGGCAGCTCAACCAGATCGTCAACGATGTGTTTCCCGAGGAGTCGGTGTTCCGCATCGACCACTACCTCGGCAAGGAGACGGTGCAGAACATCCTGGCGCTGCGCTTCGCGAACCAGCTGTTCGAGCCGATCTGGAACGCGCACTACGTGGACCACGTGCAGATCACCATGGCCGAGGACATCGGCCTGGGCGGGCGGGCCGGCTACTACGACGGCATCGGCGCCGCGCGCGACGTGATCCAGAACCACCTGCTGCAACTGCTGGCGTTCACCGCGATGGAGGAGCCGGTCTCGTTCTCCCCGCAGGACCTGCGCGCGGAGAAGATCAAGGTGCTCTCGGCGACCAAGCCGGTCGGCCCGTTCGACCAGACCACCGCCCGCGGCCAGTACACCGGCGGCTGGCAGGGCGGTTCGCTGGTGCCGGGCCTGCACGAGGAGGGCGGCTTCGCGTCCGACTCGATCACCGAGACCTATGCGGCGATCACCCTTGAGGTGGAGAGCCGACGGTGGGCCGGGGTGCCGTTCTACTTGCGCAGCGGCAAGCGGCTGGGCCGCCGGGTCACCGAGATCGCGGTGGTGTTCAAGCGCGCCCCGCACCTGCCGTTCGACAGCACCATGACCGAGGAACTCGGGCAGAACGCCCTGGTGATCCGGGTACAGCCGGACGAGGGCATCACGATGCGCTTCGGCGCGAAGGTCCCGGGCACCTCGATGGAGGTCCGCGACGTGACCATGGACTTCGGTTATGGGCACGCGTTCACGGAGTCTTCGCCGGAGGCCTACGAGCGGCTGATCCTGGACGTGCTGCTCGGCGAGCCGTCGCTGTTCCCGGTCAACGAGGAAGTCGAGTTGTCCTGGCAGATCCTCGACCCGGTGCTGGATCACTGGGCCGCCAAGGCCAAGCCCGAGCCGTACAAGGCCGGAACGTGGGGTCCGCCCTCGGCGGAGGCGATGCTGGCCCGAACCGGACGCACCTGGAGGCGACCGTGA
- the opcA gene encoding glucose-6-phosphate dehydrogenase assembly protein OpcA: MIIDLPSTTTSQVNKKLVELRETGGAVALGRVLTLVIVTGDGTEVEKAIQAANDASREHPCRVIVVASGARQAAPRLDAQIRIGGDAGASEVVVLRLYGPLADEGAGSVVPLLLPDAPVVAWWPTDAPESPAKDPIGALSHRRITDAAAEADPIAALQKRVRSYVDGDTDLAWTRLTSWRAMLAAALDLPPHDAVTAATVTGAADSPSTDLLAAWLASYLDIPVRRVKHPRGPGIVSAVLERPSGNVEIVRPDGKVGSLTQPGQPVRRVSLQRREVRDCLSEELRRLDPDEIYEATLKGLDNIVRAEEEPAESVEVGS; this comes from the coding sequence GTGATCATCGATCTGCCATCGACAACCACTTCGCAGGTCAACAAGAAGCTGGTCGAACTGCGCGAAACCGGTGGTGCGGTCGCGCTGGGCCGGGTGCTGACCCTGGTGATCGTCACCGGGGACGGCACCGAGGTGGAGAAGGCCATCCAGGCCGCCAATGACGCCAGCCGGGAGCACCCGTGCCGGGTGATCGTGGTGGCCAGCGGGGCGCGGCAGGCCGCGCCCCGGCTGGACGCCCAGATCCGCATCGGCGGCGATGCGGGGGCCTCGGAGGTCGTCGTGCTGCGGTTGTACGGGCCGCTGGCCGATGAAGGTGCGGGCTCGGTGGTTCCGCTGCTGCTGCCGGACGCGCCGGTGGTGGCGTGGTGGCCCACGGACGCCCCGGAAAGCCCCGCGAAGGACCCGATCGGCGCGCTTTCGCACCGGCGGATCACCGACGCGGCGGCCGAGGCCGACCCGATCGCCGCGCTGCAGAAACGTGTCCGGTCCTATGTGGATGGTGACACGGATCTGGCCTGGACGCGGCTGACCTCCTGGCGCGCGATGCTGGCCGCGGCGCTGGACCTGCCGCCGCACGACGCCGTCACGGCCGCCACGGTCACCGGCGCCGCGGACTCGCCCTCGACCGACCTGCTGGCCGCGTGGCTGGCCAGCTACCTGGACATCCCGGTGCGCCGGGTGAAACACCCGCGCGGGCCGGGCATCGTCTCGGCGGTGCTGGAACGCCCGTCGGGCAACGTGGAGATCGTCCGCCCGGACGGCAAGGTCGGATCGCTGACCCAGCCGGGCCAGCCGGTGCGGCGGGTGTCGTTGCAGCGGCGCGAGGTGCGCGACTGCCTCAGCGAGGAGTTGCGCCGCCTCGACCCGGACGAGATCTACGAGGCCACCTTAAAGGGACTGGACAACATAGTGCGTGCTGAGGAAGAACCGGCTGAATCCGTCGAGGTGGGCTCATGA
- the pgl gene encoding 6-phosphogluconolactonase yields the protein MSRPEVIVHPTAELLVAATAARLITKLIDTQVEQGVASLVLTGGRAGIGVLEHINRSPARDAVEWEYVDVYWGDERFLPDGDPDRNETQARRALLDHVPVDPGRVHPMAPPDGKFGADVEAAAAHYAEVLATTASLATDIAVPYFDVLLLGVGEEGHTASLFPNTPYVQEIERTVVGVHDCPKPPPTRISLTLPAIQTASEVWLVTTGTAKAEPVAATLGGAKPVDIPVAGAYGQDRTLWLLDLDAASAIATGA from the coding sequence ATGAGTCGGCCGGAAGTGATCGTGCACCCCACCGCCGAGCTGCTCGTCGCCGCGACGGCGGCCCGGCTGATCACCAAGTTGATCGACACGCAGGTCGAGCAGGGCGTCGCGTCGCTGGTGCTCACCGGTGGCCGGGCGGGCATCGGCGTGCTCGAACACATCAACCGCTCCCCCGCGCGAGACGCGGTGGAGTGGGAATACGTGGACGTGTACTGGGGCGATGAGCGGTTCCTGCCGGACGGCGACCCGGACCGCAACGAAACCCAGGCCCGCCGCGCCCTGTTGGACCACGTCCCGGTCGATCCCGGAAGAGTGCATCCGATGGCCCCACCGGATGGCAAGTTCGGCGCTGACGTCGAAGCCGCGGCGGCGCACTACGCCGAGGTGCTGGCGACCACGGCCTCGCTGGCCACCGACATCGCGGTGCCCTATTTCGACGTGCTGCTGCTCGGCGTCGGCGAAGAGGGGCACACGGCGTCGCTGTTCCCGAACACGCCGTATGTGCAGGAAATCGAGCGAACGGTGGTGGGCGTGCACGACTGCCCGAAGCCACCGCCGACCCGGATCTCCCTGACGCTGCCGGCGATCCAAACGGCCTCGGAGGTCTGGCTGGTGACCACCGGCACCGCCAAGGCCGAACCCGTGGCGGCGACGCTGGGCGGGGCGAAACCGGTCGACATCCCGGTTGCGGGAGCTTACGGCCAAGACCGAACCCTCTGGCTCCTCGATCTCGACGCCGCATCGGCCATCGCCACCGGGGCCTGA
- a CDS encoding glycoside hydrolase family 10 protein → MTRTQGLRRIRADVVGLALGLVAILLGLFGTTGAAAKAPTTELRGMWIASVDNIDWPSKPGLPAAQQQDEYRKLLDQAVANKLNAVFVQVRPTADAFWPSPYEPWSHWLTGQQGRGPGYDPLRFLIDEAHKRGLRFHAWFNPYRISMKDDPNALVPEHPARKHPEWTFAYGGKLYYNPGVPQAREFVIDAIMHAVANYDVDGAHLDDYFYPYPVKDQKIPDERTFAEHGKGFDNIEDWRRHNVNQLVSELDTRVHRAKPGAKFGVSPFGIWRNAASDPAGSQTRGLESYSAIYADSRKWVQEGWVDYIAPQVYWQIGHPAADYAALVPWWSKTVAGTGVDLYIGQAAYRVGREGWTDPGELSAHLSLNSKYPGVRGDIYFSAKSLATNAAEAMARLVKEHYSVR, encoded by the coding sequence ATGACCCGCACTCAAGGGTTGCGTCGGATCCGGGCGGACGTGGTGGGGCTGGCACTGGGACTGGTGGCGATCCTGCTCGGGCTATTCGGGACCACCGGGGCCGCGGCGAAGGCGCCGACCACCGAGCTGCGCGGGATGTGGATCGCTTCGGTCGACAACATCGACTGGCCGAGCAAACCGGGGCTTCCCGCCGCCCAGCAGCAGGACGAGTACCGCAAGCTGCTTGACCAGGCCGTCGCGAACAAGCTGAACGCGGTGTTCGTCCAGGTGCGGCCGACCGCCGACGCGTTCTGGCCGTCGCCGTACGAACCGTGGTCGCACTGGTTGACCGGCCAGCAGGGCCGCGGCCCCGGCTACGACCCGCTGCGGTTCCTGATCGACGAGGCACACAAACGCGGCCTTCGGTTCCACGCCTGGTTCAACCCGTATCGCATCAGCATGAAGGACGATCCGAACGCGCTGGTCCCGGAGCATCCCGCGCGCAAGCACCCGGAGTGGACGTTCGCCTACGGCGGCAAGCTGTACTACAACCCGGGCGTGCCGCAGGCACGCGAGTTCGTGATCGACGCGATCATGCACGCGGTCGCCAACTACGACGTCGACGGCGCGCACCTCGACGACTACTTCTACCCGTACCCGGTCAAGGACCAGAAGATCCCGGACGAGCGGACCTTCGCCGAGCACGGCAAGGGTTTCGACAACATCGAGGACTGGCGGCGGCACAACGTGAACCAGCTGGTGTCCGAACTGGACACTCGGGTGCACCGGGCCAAGCCGGGCGCGAAGTTCGGCGTCAGCCCGTTCGGCATCTGGCGCAACGCGGCCAGCGACCCGGCGGGCTCGCAGACCCGCGGCCTGGAGTCGTACTCGGCGATCTACGCCGACAGCCGCAAGTGGGTTCAGGAAGGCTGGGTCGACTACATCGCCCCGCAGGTCTACTGGCAGATCGGCCACCCGGCCGCCGACTACGCGGCCCTGGTCCCGTGGTGGTCCAAGACTGTCGCGGGCACCGGTGTCGACCTCTACATCGGCCAGGCCGCCTACCGCGTCGGCAGGGAGGGCTGGACCGATCCCGGCGAGCTTTCCGCCCACCTGAGCCTCAACAGCAAGTACCCCGGCGTCAGGGGCGACATCTACTTCAGTGCCAAGTCGCTGGCCACGAACGCGGCCGAAGCGATGGCCCGGCTCGTCAAGGAGCACTACTCGGTCCGTTGA